Proteins found in one Rhodobacteraceae bacterium D3-12 genomic segment:
- a CDS encoding sensor histidine kinase, translating into MAPEHDGDIVLGDDFVAPGSTVDDEVRVSREKRGLFSLRASPLARKIITFNLIALNILVAGILYLNSSRDGLALQRVRGLASEVELISDVFEAQMGGTAPVNLAAGDGIDVTATLDGLDMRKGVQVFLFDTSGELVGTAGGRGIASPLSDSKTDGRTYLTDGLSWLWTKISGLFTGEKPAKPLIAVEDQARQLVTSTLQDGAQVVAGSEGEGRVYTVSTQVKQGDNVVGVLILASTSGEIDYLVRVERERVLQMFVVGTLVSIGLSLVLASTIANPISDLAAAAEIGRDRDNRQKSTGRIRIPDLTARPDEIGRLSGALRGMVNALYDRIDGNEQFAADVAHEIKNPLASLRSAVGSLRMVKKEEQRGKLLDVIEHDVRRLDRLVSDISNASRLDSELVKEEQESFDLLKMLGNLCEFLGEDAKSKGIDFISDLPANAIVIDGLEARLAQVFVNLITNAISFCEDGDAIRVWARQRQNRVLVVVEDTGPGIPDEALQKVFKRFYSERPEGQFGNNSGLGLAISKQIVEAHDGVIWAENIRPTDADITSDPLGARFVVGLPACLSLRGWRCGRGALQNGGRRANDCACKLCWDCGARCPDPWPIGGGEIGPCFAAYGAGCGVGCG; encoded by the coding sequence ATGGCGCCTGAACACGACGGTGATATTGTTCTGGGTGACGATTTTGTTGCTCCGGGCAGTACAGTGGACGATGAGGTCCGCGTTTCGAGAGAGAAGCGCGGATTGTTCTCGTTGCGCGCGTCGCCTCTGGCGCGCAAGATCATCACTTTCAACCTGATTGCGCTCAACATTCTTGTGGCGGGTATTTTGTATCTCAATTCGTCGCGGGACGGATTGGCGTTGCAACGGGTGCGTGGGCTTGCCAGCGAAGTTGAGCTGATCTCGGATGTGTTTGAGGCACAGATGGGCGGCACCGCGCCTGTCAATCTTGCCGCTGGTGACGGGATCGACGTGACGGCGACGCTTGACGGGCTGGACATGCGCAAAGGGGTGCAGGTCTTTCTGTTTGACACCTCTGGTGAGTTGGTCGGCACGGCGGGCGGGCGCGGGATTGCGTCGCCATTGTCCGATAGCAAAACCGACGGGCGAACCTATCTGACGGATGGGTTGTCGTGGCTCTGGACCAAGATTTCCGGCCTGTTTACCGGCGAGAAACCCGCCAAACCCCTGATTGCGGTTGAAGATCAGGCGCGCCAATTGGTGACCAGCACGCTGCAAGATGGCGCACAGGTTGTCGCGGGAAGCGAGGGGGAAGGGCGCGTTTACACCGTGTCGACCCAAGTGAAACAAGGCGATAACGTGGTCGGGGTGCTTATTCTTGCCTCGACATCGGGTGAGATTGATTACCTCGTCCGGGTTGAGCGTGAGCGCGTGTTGCAGATGTTCGTTGTCGGAACGCTGGTTTCGATTGGATTAAGCCTTGTTCTGGCCTCGACCATCGCCAACCCGATCAGCGACCTTGCCGCGGCGGCAGAGATTGGCCGCGACCGGGACAACCGCCAGAAGTCCACCGGGCGCATTCGGATTCCGGATTTGACGGCGCGGCCTGATGAAATCGGCCGCCTGTCCGGGGCGCTGCGCGGTATGGTGAACGCGCTTTATGACCGGATTGATGGCAACGAACAATTCGCCGCCGACGTGGCGCATGAGATCAAGAACCCGCTCGCCAGCCTGCGCAGTGCGGTGGGCAGTCTACGTATGGTCAAGAAAGAAGAGCAGCGCGGCAAATTGTTGGATGTGATCGAACACGATGTGCGCCGGCTTGACCGTTTGGTCAGCGATATCTCCAACGCGTCGCGCCTTGATAGCGAGCTTGTGAAAGAAGAGCAGGAGAGCTTTGACCTTCTCAAGATGCTGGGCAACCTGTGCGAATTTCTGGGCGAGGACGCGAAATCAAAGGGGATCGACTTTATCAGCGATTTGCCCGCGAATGCGATTGTCATCGACGGGCTGGAAGCGCGATTGGCGCAGGTGTTTGTCAACCTGATCACCAACGCGATTTCGTTTTGTGAAGATGGCGATGCGATCCGCGTCTGGGCACGGCAGCGGCAAAACCGGGTGCTTGTCGTGGTCGAAGACACCGGTCCGGGCATCCCCGATGAAGCCCTGCAAAAAGTATTCAAGCGGTTCTATTCCGAACGGCCAGAAGGGCAGTTTGGCAACAACTCCGGCCTTGGACTGGCGATTTCGAAACAGATTGTCGAGGCGCATGACGGCGTGATCTGGGCCGAAAACATCCGCCCGACCGATGCCGATATCACCTCTGATCCGCTGGGCGCACGGTTTGTCGTGGGCCTGCCTGCCTGTCTGAGCCTTCGGGGCTGGCGCTGTGGTCGGGGAGCACTCCAAAACGGCGGGCGGCGAGCCAACGATTGTGCATGCAAGCTGTGTTGGGATTGCGGGGCGCGGTGTCCTGATCCTTGGCCCATCGGGGGCGGGGAAATCGGCCCTTGCTTTGCGGCTTATGGCGCTGGGTGCGGGGTTGGTTGCGGATGA
- a CDS encoding aldo/keto reductase, producing the protein MQRVKLGQTGIEVSALCLGSMTWGTQNTQAEGHAQIDRALERGVDFIDTAEMYPVNPVSAETLGRTEEIIGEWFAKTGRRDDVVLATKHLGEGSDVKEGGTPPISPETIAASVERSLTRLKTDVIDLYQFHWPNRGSYMFRRNWTFDPSDQDRAATLRHMEEALGALQREVEKGRIRAFGLSNESAWGTAQWLAASERVGGPRVAAIQNEYSLLCRLFDTDLAELSHNEEVTLLAFSPLAAGLLTGKYQGGAVPDGSRKSLVPNLGGRVTERVFGAVGAYLEIAKRHGLDPAQMALAWTLTRPFPTIPIFGATTMEQLELALGASELTLSEDVLDEIDAAHRAHPMPC; encoded by the coding sequence ATGCAACGAGTAAAGCTGGGACAGACCGGGATCGAGGTCAGCGCGCTCTGTCTTGGGTCGATGACATGGGGCACGCAGAACACGCAAGCGGAAGGGCATGCCCAGATTGACCGTGCGTTGGAGCGGGGCGTGGATTTTATCGACACGGCAGAGATGTATCCCGTCAATCCGGTCAGCGCCGAAACCCTTGGCCGGACCGAGGAAATCATCGGTGAGTGGTTTGCGAAGACAGGTCGGCGGGATGATGTGGTTCTGGCGACCAAGCATCTGGGCGAGGGATCGGATGTGAAAGAGGGTGGAACGCCGCCGATTTCGCCCGAAACGATTGCAGCATCGGTTGAGCGGAGCCTGACGCGGCTCAAGACCGATGTGATCGACTTGTATCAGTTTCACTGGCCCAATCGCGGCTCTTACATGTTCCGGCGCAACTGGACCTTTGATCCGTCGGATCAGGACCGCGCAGCGACACTGCGGCATATGGAGGAAGCGCTGGGCGCGTTGCAGCGCGAGGTGGAAAAGGGGCGCATCCGGGCCTTTGGCCTCTCGAACGAAAGCGCGTGGGGCACGGCACAGTGGCTGGCCGCGTCCGAGCGCGTGGGCGGGCCGCGGGTGGCTGCGATCCAGAACGAATATTCGCTGTTGTGCCGGTTGTTCGATACTGATCTGGCCGAGTTGAGCCACAATGAAGAGGTGACGCTGTTGGCGTTTTCGCCCTTGGCGGCGGGGCTGTTGACCGGCAAGTATCAGGGCGGCGCGGTGCCGGACGGGTCGCGCAAGAGCCTTGTGCCCAATCTTGGCGGGCGGGTTACAGAGCGGGTGTTCGGCGCGGTCGGGGCTTATCTTGAGATTGCCAAGCGGCATGGGCTGGACCCGGCGCAAATGGCGTTGGCATGGACGCTGACGCGGCCTTTTCCCACCATTCCGATCTTCGGGGCGACAACGATGGAGCAGCTTGAGCTTGCGCTGGGCGCGTCCGAGTTGACGTTGAGCGAGGATGTTCTGGATGAGATCGACGCGGCGCATCGGGCGCATCCGATGCCGTGTTAA
- a CDS encoding response regulator transcription factor, with amino-acid sequence MSKIALVDDDRNILTSVAMTLEAEGFEVETYHDGQQALDAFNRKLPDMAVLDIKMPRMDGMDLLQRLRQKTTMPVIFLTSKDDEIDEVLGLRMGADDYVKKPFSQRLLVERIRALLRRQDAVAGDIVGDTEETKVMERGDLRMDPLRHAVAWKGKDVSLTVTEFLLLQALAQRPGFVKSRDQLMDVAYDDQVYVDDRTIDSHIKRLRKKMRSVDGDFSAIETLYGIGYRYNEE; translated from the coding sequence ATGTCAAAAATCGCCCTTGTGGACGATGATCGGAATATCCTGACATCCGTGGCCATGACCCTTGAGGCAGAGGGTTTTGAGGTCGAAACATATCATGACGGTCAGCAGGCGCTTGACGCGTTTAACCGGAAATTGCCCGATATGGCGGTTCTGGATATTAAAATGCCGCGTATGGACGGGATGGATTTGTTGCAGCGTCTGCGCCAAAAAACCACCATGCCGGTCATTTTTCTGACGTCTAAAGATGACGAAATCGACGAGGTTCTGGGCCTGCGAATGGGCGCGGACGATTATGTCAAAAAACCGTTCAGTCAGCGTCTTTTGGTCGAGCGGATCCGTGCGCTGTTGCGTCGCCAAGACGCCGTGGCGGGTGATATCGTTGGGGACACCGAAGAAACCAAGGTGATGGAACGTGGCGATCTGCGGATGGACCCGCTGCGTCATGCGGTTGCGTGGAAGGGCAAGGATGTGTCGCTGACCGTGACAGAATTCCTTTTGCTTCAAGCGCTTGCCCAGCGTCCCGGCTTCGTCAAGTCGCGCGATCAGCTGATGGATGTGGCCTATGACGACCAAGTGTATGTTGATGACCGCACGATCGACAGCCACATCAAACGGTTGCGCAAAAAGATGCGTAGCGTGGACGGCGATTTCTCTGCGATTGAGACGCTCTATGGTATCGGCTACAGGTATAACGAAGAATAA
- a CDS encoding phosphoenolpyruvate carboxykinase, with amino-acid sequence MTFGRVNPNFRLEDQGINGLGNVFYNIMEPDLIEHAVKRSEGRLGRGGTFLVSTGKFTGRSPKDKHVVKTPSVADSIWWDNNAEMSPEGFDALYADMLAHMKGRDYFVQDLVGGSDPAYAINVRMVTELAWHGLFIRHLLRRPERAELDGFMADFTVINCPSFQADPAKHGCRSETVIAMNFDAKIILIGGTEYAGENKKSVFTLLNYLLPDQGIMPMHCSANHATGNPVDTAVFFGLSGTGKTTLSADPARTLIGDDEHGWSDRGTFNFEGGCYAKTINLSAEAEPEIYATTEKFGTVIENMVYDEETRELDFDDDSLTANMRCAYPLEYISNASDTALGGHPKNVIMLTCDAFGVLPPIARLTPAQAMYHFLSGFTSKVAGTERGVTEPEPTFSTCFGAPFMPRRPEVYGNLLRDKIAKHGATCWLVNTGWTGGAYGTGSRMPIKATRALLTAALDGSLNEATFRKDPNFGFDVPVTVPGVDATLLDPRATWGDKDAYDAQAQKLVEMFAGNFAQYVPYIDDDVKAAAIG; translated from the coding sequence ATGACATTTGGACGGGTAAACCCGAATTTCCGGCTCGAAGACCAGGGTATCAACGGTCTCGGCAATGTCTTTTACAACATCATGGAGCCCGATCTGATCGAGCATGCCGTCAAACGTAGCGAAGGACGTTTGGGCCGCGGGGGCACCTTCCTCGTCTCCACCGGAAAATTCACCGGCCGCTCGCCAAAAGACAAGCATGTGGTGAAAACCCCTTCGGTTGCCGACAGCATCTGGTGGGATAATAACGCCGAAATGTCGCCCGAAGGCTTTGACGCGCTTTACGCCGATATGCTCGCCCATATGAAAGGGCGTGACTATTTCGTTCAGGATCTCGTTGGCGGCTCTGATCCGGCCTATGCAATTAACGTCCGCATGGTGACCGAGCTGGCTTGGCACGGGCTGTTCATCCGCCACCTGCTGCGCCGCCCCGAACGCGCGGAGCTCGACGGATTTATGGCTGACTTCACCGTCATCAACTGCCCCAGCTTCCAAGCGGACCCGGCCAAGCACGGCTGCCGCTCTGAAACTGTGATCGCGATGAACTTCGACGCCAAGATCATCCTGATCGGTGGCACCGAATATGCTGGCGAGAACAAGAAATCGGTCTTCACCCTGCTGAATTATCTGCTGCCCGACCAAGGCATCATGCCGATGCACTGCTCGGCCAACCACGCCACCGGCAATCCGGTTGATACCGCCGTGTTCTTTGGCCTGTCCGGCACCGGCAAAACAACACTTAGCGCCGATCCCGCCCGCACGCTTATTGGCGATGACGAGCACGGCTGGTCCGATCGCGGCACCTTCAACTTCGAAGGTGGTTGCTATGCCAAGACCATCAACCTCTCTGCCGAGGCCGAGCCGGAAATCTACGCGACAACCGAAAAATTCGGCACCGTGATTGAAAACATGGTCTATGATGAAGAGACCCGCGAGCTTGATTTCGACGATGACAGCCTCACCGCAAACATGCGCTGCGCCTATCCGCTCGAATATATCTCCAACGCGTCGGACACCGCGCTTGGCGGCCATCCTAAGAATGTCATCATGCTGACATGCGATGCCTTTGGCGTGTTGCCTCCGATTGCCCGGCTCACCCCGGCGCAGGCGATGTATCACTTCCTGTCCGGTTTCACCTCCAAGGTCGCCGGAACCGAACGTGGCGTGACCGAGCCTGAGCCAACTTTCTCGACCTGTTTCGGCGCCCCCTTCATGCCGCGCCGTCCCGAGGTTTATGGCAACCTCTTGCGTGACAAGATCGCCAAGCACGGCGCGACCTGCTGGCTGGTCAACACCGGTTGGACCGGTGGCGCATATGGCACAGGCAGCCGCATGCCGATCAAGGCCACCCGCGCTCTGCTGACCGCCGCGCTTGACGGATCACTGAACGAGGCAACCTTCCGCAAGGACCCGAACTTTGGCTTTGACGTGCCCGTCACGGTGCCCGGTGTCGATGCAACCCTGCTCGATCCGCGCGCCACATGGGGCGACAAGGACGCCTATGATGCACAGGCCCAAAAGCTGGTCGAAATGTTCGCCGGCAACTTTGCCCAATACGTGCCTTACATCGACGACGATGTAAAAGCCGCCGCCATCGGCTGA
- a CDS encoding lysophospholipid acyltransferase family protein, producing MRHDRRSLTYANSFDSPIQGTVIRAIEWVTGKVSIIRMVRKFERMGAPRGQAFWPATLKVMGIDLGTPDEQLARIPKEGPVVVVANHPHGLVDGMILADLIGRVRNDYRILTRALLTGIDEVASSYMIPVPFPYEENAQAKFVEMRRQAMAHLKAGGLVTLFPSGVVASSDTMFGPAIEREWNVFTAQMIRRSGAKVVPVHFKGSNSRWYQIANRISATLRQGLLLHEIVYSCNKPQSPVVGHPIPDEKTAMVKDDPRGFMTWLREHTLSLKD from the coding sequence ATCCGGCATGACCGCCGGTCGCTGACCTATGCCAACTCGTTTGACAGCCCGATCCAAGGCACGGTGATCCGCGCGATTGAATGGGTTACCGGCAAAGTTTCGATCATTCGCATGGTGCGCAAGTTTGAACGGATGGGCGCGCCGCGCGGCCAAGCGTTTTGGCCCGCGACGCTCAAAGTCATGGGCATTGACCTTGGCACCCCGGATGAGCAGCTGGCACGCATCCCGAAAGAGGGGCCGGTTGTGGTGGTGGCGAACCATCCGCATGGGCTTGTTGATGGGATGATTTTGGCCGATCTGATCGGGCGCGTTCGCAATGATTACCGCATCCTGACGCGCGCATTGTTGACCGGAATTGATGAGGTCGCCTCATCCTATATGATCCCGGTGCCGTTTCCCTATGAGGAAAATGCCCAAGCGAAATTCGTTGAAATGCGGCGTCAGGCGATGGCGCATCTCAAGGCTGGCGGGCTGGTGACGCTGTTCCCCTCCGGGGTTGTGGCCTCGTCCGACACGATGTTTGGCCCGGCGATCGAGCGGGAGTGGAATGTCTTCACCGCGCAGATGATCCGCCGCTCGGGCGCAAAGGTGGTGCCGGTGCATTTCAAGGGCTCAAACTCGCGCTGGTATCAAATTGCCAACCGTATCTCCGCGACGTTGCGACAGGGGCTGTTGCTGCACGAGATCGTCTACAGCTGTAACAAGCCGCAATCGCCTGTCGTCGGCCATCCGATCCCCGATGAGAAAACAGCCATGGTCAAAGACGACCCGCGCGGGTTTATGACGTGGCTGCGCGAGCATACGCTGTCGCTCAAGGATTGA
- a CDS encoding HPr family phosphocarrier protein, which produces MSETTIRKLTIVNEKGLHARASAKLVEVVEGFDASAEISRDGVSASGDSIMGLLMLAASKGSTIDVQTFGADAEALAFAIEALVADRFGEDM; this is translated from the coding sequence ATGAGTGAGACGACAATTCGTAAATTGACCATCGTGAACGAGAAGGGCCTGCATGCCCGCGCGTCGGCCAAACTGGTTGAGGTTGTGGAAGGCTTTGACGCTTCTGCCGAGATCAGCCGCGATGGCGTGAGCGCCAGCGGCGACAGCATCATGGGTCTTTTGATGTTGGCAGCGTCGAAAGGAAGCACTATTGACGTGCAAACCTTCGGAGCGGATGCCGAGGCGCTGGCGTTTGCCATTGAGGCGCTGGTGGCGGATCGTTTCGGCGAGGACATGTAA
- a CDS encoding PTS fructose transporter subunit IIA, producing the protein MIGIVIVAHGGLAQEYLSAMEHVVGVQKGVRSVAISADCDRGVKQSEICGAADNVDQGDGVVMVVDMFGGSPSNLSLQACAKEKRRILYGANLPMLIKLAKSRHLNVADAVRLAKEAGRRYIDSQNISAEA; encoded by the coding sequence TTGATCGGAATCGTGATCGTCGCACATGGCGGATTGGCACAGGAATACCTGTCCGCGATGGAGCACGTCGTAGGCGTGCAAAAAGGTGTGCGCAGCGTAGCCATATCCGCCGATTGTGACCGCGGCGTGAAGCAATCCGAAATTTGCGGCGCGGCTGATAACGTGGATCAGGGCGATGGTGTCGTGATGGTTGTCGATATGTTCGGCGGATCACCGTCGAACCTGTCGCTTCAGGCCTGCGCCAAGGAAAAGCGGCGCATCCTCTATGGTGCCAACCTTCCCATGCTTATCAAGCTTGCGAAATCCCGCCATCTGAACGTGGCCGACGCGGTGCGTTTGGCCAAAGAGGCAGGTCGCAGATATATTGACAGTCAGAACATTAGTGCCGAGGCGTAA
- a CDS encoding HPr kinase/phosphatase C-terminal domain-containing protein, whose amino-acid sequence MAGRGVLILGPSGAGKSALALRLMALGAGLVADDRVILERQEEAVIADAPAQIAGLIEARFVGILNAATAGPTALALVVDLDHDENERLPPKRHKNLLGVSLPLLHNSATGHFPAAILQYLKAGRSD is encoded by the coding sequence ATTGCGGGGCGCGGTGTCCTGATCCTTGGCCCATCGGGGGCGGGGAAATCGGCCCTTGCTTTGCGGCTTATGGCGCTGGGTGCGGGGTTGGTTGCGGATGATCGCGTGATCCTTGAGCGGCAAGAAGAGGCGGTGATCGCAGATGCGCCTGCCCAGATTGCAGGTCTGATCGAAGCACGCTTTGTGGGTATTCTGAACGCGGCGACGGCGGGGCCGACCGCTTTGGCGTTGGTCGTCGATCTGGATCACGACGAAAATGAGCGTCTTCCCCCGAAAAGACACAAGAATCTGCTGGGGGTTTCCTTGCCGCTTCTTCACAATAGCGCGACAGGTCATTTTCCGGCGGCGATTCTGCAATATCTAAAGGCAGGACGTTCCGACTAA
- a CDS encoding 3-keto-5-aminohexanoate cleavage protein codes for MPLAMNRDVFITCAVTGSGGTQDRSPHVPRSPEEIASSAIDAARAGAAVVHCHVRDPESGAPSRRLDLYREVTDRIREAEVDVVLNLTAGMGGDIIFGPTESPLPVQDGTDMIGAAERVEHIKQCLPEICTLDCGTMNFAEADYVMTNTPGMLTAMGRMMTHLGVKPEIEAFDTGHLWYAKQLVKDGVLDSPALVQLCMGVPWGAPDDLNTFMAMVNNVPDDWSFSAFGLGRNQMAYVAASVLAGGNVRVGLEDNLWLEKGVLATNAQLVERAVGIVEGMGARVIGPEEVRQNLGLTKRAPARS; via the coding sequence ATGCCCCTTGCTATGAACCGAGACGTTTTTATCACCTGTGCCGTGACCGGATCGGGCGGGACGCAGGACCGTTCTCCACATGTGCCGCGCAGCCCCGAGGAGATCGCCAGCAGCGCAATTGATGCCGCCCGTGCCGGGGCGGCGGTGGTGCATTGCCATGTGCGCGACCCGGAAAGCGGTGCCCCGAGCCGTCGGCTTGATCTCTACCGCGAGGTCACGGACCGCATTCGCGAAGCCGAGGTTGATGTGGTTTTGAACCTGACCGCAGGGATGGGGGGCGACATTATTTTCGGCCCGACAGAAAGCCCGCTTCCTGTGCAAGACGGGACCGACATGATCGGCGCGGCCGAACGGGTCGAACATATCAAGCAATGCCTTCCAGAGATTTGCACGCTTGATTGCGGCACGATGAATTTCGCCGAGGCCGACTATGTCATGACGAACACCCCGGGCATGTTGACCGCGATGGGCCGGATGATGACCCATCTTGGCGTGAAGCCCGAGATCGAGGCGTTTGACACCGGCCATTTGTGGTATGCCAAGCAATTGGTCAAGGATGGGGTTCTGGACAGCCCTGCGTTGGTGCAATTGTGTATGGGTGTGCCTTGGGGCGCGCCCGATGATCTCAACACCTTCATGGCGATGGTGAACAATGTGCCCGACGACTGGAGCTTTTCGGCTTTTGGGTTGGGGCGCAACCAGATGGCCTATGTCGCGGCGAGCGTTCTGGCCGGGGGCAACGTGCGTGTCGGGCTTGAGGATAACCTCTGGCTTGAGAAGGGCGTGTTGGCCACCAATGCACAGTTGGTTGAGCGGGCGGTGGGCATTGTCGAAGGGATGGGCGCGCGGGTGATTGGCCCCGAGGAGGTGCGCCAGAATTTGGGATTGACCAAGCGCGCGCCGGCGCGTTCATGA
- the rapZ gene encoding RNase adapter RapZ has translation MAPLDRSATVPRCVMVTGPSGAGRSTAIRALEDLGFEAIDNLPLSLLPGLLEGAQHDRPLALGVDTRNREFSANALIETIDRFGEEYGRQLELFYLDCREGVLLRRFSETRRRHPMAPAESPGEGIAREFDLLGPIRARADFLVDTSEMTPHELRAEVERWFAPEAGQGLAVSLNSFSYKRGLPRAIDMVFDCRFLRNPYWDEALRGLNGTDARVQAYVAEDARYDAFFEQVRGLVEMLLPAYSDEGKTHLSIGFGCTGGQHRSVTLTENLAKALAEAGWRVSIRHRELERRSGEITRS, from the coding sequence ATGGCACCGCTAGACCGATCCGCGACTGTTCCGCGCTGTGTGATGGTCACCGGCCCGTCCGGGGCCGGGCGCTCGACCGCGATCCGGGCGTTGGAAGACCTTGGGTTCGAGGCCATCGACAACTTGCCGCTTAGCCTGTTGCCGGGGTTGTTAGAGGGGGCACAACACGACCGCCCGCTGGCATTGGGGGTGGACACGCGCAACCGCGAGTTTTCGGCCAATGCCCTGATCGAGACGATCGACCGGTTCGGCGAGGAATATGGCCGCCAGCTTGAGCTGTTTTACCTAGATTGTCGTGAGGGCGTCTTGTTGCGCCGGTTCTCGGAAACCCGGCGACGTCACCCAATGGCCCCGGCAGAAAGCCCCGGCGAGGGGATCGCGCGCGAATTCGACCTGTTGGGGCCGATCCGGGCGCGGGCCGATTTCCTTGTTGATACGTCCGAAATGACGCCCCATGAATTGCGCGCCGAGGTGGAACGCTGGTTCGCGCCGGAAGCGGGGCAGGGGCTTGCGGTTTCGTTAAACTCTTTCTCTTACAAACGCGGGTTGCCTAGGGCGATCGACATGGTGTTCGACTGCCGGTTTTTGCGTAACCCTTATTGGGATGAGGCCCTGCGCGGGCTGAACGGAACCGACGCACGGGTGCAGGCCTATGTTGCCGAGGACGCGCGCTATGACGCGTTTTTCGAGCAGGTGCGCGGTTTGGTTGAAATGCTGCTGCCGGCCTATTCCGACGAGGGAAAAACACACTTGTCGATCGGCTTTGGCTGCACCGGCGGGCAACATCGTTCGGTCACATTGACGGAAAACCTTGCCAAAGCCCTTGCAGAAGCGGGCTGGCGGGTGTCAATTAGGCACCGCGAACTCGAACGGCGGTCGGGCGAAATCACCCGAAGTTGA
- a CDS encoding lipocalin family protein, giving the protein MIRGRAFGAAISLVMIGGLVGCVAPAPDVPPLRDPAAAISSQVNVTPERLAGAWVVRRSWIGDPYLSTDAAGGMAGLRIVRTPQGVRLKAQKFGIDAAKRASFLPFAADLRTSGPGRFEETGGQAFGGAALWVLWMDADDRTVAIGTPNGRFGWIMDRKATGGQDRIKAASDIMEWMGYDLSKAQRAEQ; this is encoded by the coding sequence ATGATCCGTGGCCGAGCGTTTGGGGCTGCGATCTCTCTCGTGATGATTGGCGGGCTTGTTGGCTGTGTTGCGCCGGCACCAGACGTGCCGCCACTGCGTGATCCGGCGGCGGCGATTTCAAGTCAGGTGAACGTAACGCCTGAACGGCTGGCCGGGGCATGGGTGGTGCGCCGCTCGTGGATTGGTGATCCCTATCTGTCGACAGATGCCGCAGGCGGCATGGCGGGGCTTCGCATAGTGCGCACGCCACAGGGGGTGCGCCTTAAGGCGCAAAAATTCGGGATTGATGCGGCCAAGCGGGCGAGCTTTTTGCCCTTTGCCGCCGATTTGCGCACGTCCGGTCCGGGCCGGTTCGAGGAAACCGGCGGTCAGGCGTTTGGCGGTGCCGCGCTTTGGGTTTTGTGGATGGATGCGGACGACCGCACCGTTGCGATTGGCACGCCGAACGGGCGGTTCGGCTGGATCATGGACCGCAAGGCCACGGGTGGTCAGGACCGGATCAAGGCGGCAAGCGATATCATGGAATGGATGGGCTATGACCTGTCCAAAGCGCAAAGGGCAGAGCAATGA